A single window of Ananas comosus cultivar F153 linkage group 17, ASM154086v1, whole genome shotgun sequence DNA harbors:
- the LOC109722921 gene encoding glyceraldehyde-3-phosphate dehydrogenase A, chloroplastic, producing HSHSIPSAALSVANASLQGSGKGFSEFSGLRSASLPVRKIATSDDFVSVIAFRTCAVSGNGGYKKGVTEAKLKVAINGFGRIGRNFLRCWHGRKDSQLEVIAINDTGGVKQASHLLKYDSTLGIFDADVKPEGDSAISVDGKVIKVVSNRNPANLPWKELGIDLVIEGTGVFVDREGAGKHISAGAKKVLITAPGKGDIPTYVVGVNADTYAPDEPIISNASCTTNCLAPFVKVLDQKFGIIKGTMTTTHSYTGDQRLLDASHRDLRRARAAALNIVPTSTGAAKAVALVLPSLKGKLNGIALRVPTPNVSVVDLVVQVSKKTFAEEVNAAFRESAEKELSGILSVCDEPLVSVDFRCTDVSSTVDSSLTMVMGDDMVKVIAWYDNEWGYSQRVVDLADIVAANWK from the exons CACTCCCACTCAATCCCCTCGGCCGCCCTCTCGGTCGCCAACGCCTCGCTCCAG GGGAGCGGGAAGGGGTTCTCCGAATTCTCGGGGCTGAGGAGCGCCTCGCTGCCCGTCAGGAAGATCGCCACCTCCGACGACTTCGTCTCCGTCATCGCCTTCAGAACTTGCGCG GTGAGCGGTAATGGCGGTTACAAGAAGGGAGTGACGGAGGCAAAGCTAAAGGTGGCGATCAACGGGTTCGGGCGCATCGGGCGCAACTTCCTGCGGTGCTGGCACGGGCGGAAGGACTCACAGTTGGAGGTGATTGCGATCAACGACACCGGCGGCGTGAAGCAGGCCTCGCACCTCCTCAAGTACGACTCGACGCTTGGCATCTTCGACGCCGACGTCAAGCCCGAGGGTGACTCCGCCATCTCTGTTGACGGCAAGGTCATTAAGGTCGTCTCCAACCGCAACCCCGCCAACCTCCCGTGGAA GGAGCTAGGGATCGACCTGGTGATTGAGGGGACGGGAGTGTTCGTCGACCGAGAGGGGGCGGGGAAGCACATCTCAGCGGGGGCAAAGAAGGTGCTGATCACGGCGCCCGGGAAGGGCGACATTCCCACCTACGTCGTGGGCGTCAACGCCGACACGTACGCTCCCGATGAGCCCATCATCAGCAACGCCTCCTGCACCACCAACTGCCTCGCCCCCTTCGTCAAGGTCCTCGACCAGAAATTTG GTATCATTAAGGGAACGATGACCACCACCCACTCCTACACCGGCGACCAGAGGCTGCTCGACGCGAGCCACCGCGACCTGCGCCGTGCCCGTGCCGCGGCCCTCAACATCGTGCCGACGTCCACCGGCGCGGCCAAGGCGGTGGCGCTCGTGCTCCCCTCTCTCAAGGGCAAGCTCAACGGCATCGCGCTCCGCGTCCCCACCCCGAACGTCTCCGTCGTCGACCTCGTCGTCCAGGTCAGTAAGAAGACCTTCGCGGAAGAAGTGAACGCGGCTTTCCGCGAAAGCGCCGAGAAGGAGCTGAGCGGCATACTGTCGGTGTGCGACGAGCCGCTCGTGTCGGTGGACTTCCGCTGCACCGACGTGTCGTCCACCGTCGACTCGTCGCTCACGATGGTCATGGGCGACGACATGGTCAAGGTGATCGCGTGGTACGACAACGAGTGGGGGTACTCGCAGAGGGTTGTAGATTTGGCCGACATCGTCGCAGCAAACTGGAAGTAG
- the LOC109723179 gene encoding methionine aminopeptidase 2B-like gives MGGSKAEVVEGVEGLHIGPKQTTDESLNNVAEVRSAEPEENKGSKLVESNGKACASESSVPDDEDDQQGDGPAQDGTSETSKKKKKKSRSKKKKEPLQQTDPPSIPVDELFPSGEFPEGEIQQYKDDNLWRTTSEEKRELERLEKPMYNVVRRAAEVHRQVRKYIRSILKPGILMIDLCETLENMVRKLIKENGLQAGIAFPTGCSLNWVAAHWTPNSGDKTVLQYDDVMKLDFGTHIDGHIVDCAFTVAFNPMFNPLLEASREATNTGVKEAGIDARLCDVGAAIQEVMESYEVEINGKVFQVKSVRNLNGHSIGPYQIHAGKSVPIVKGGEQTKMEEGEFYAIETFGSTGKGLVREDLECSHYMKNFDVGHIPLRLPRAKQLLTTINKHFSTLAFCRRYLDRIGETKYLMALKNLCDAGIVQPYPPLCDVKGSYVSQFEHTILLRPTCKEVISRGDDY, from the exons ATGGGTGGAAGTAAGGCTGAAGTAGTTGAAGGCGTGGAAGGATTACATATTGGTCCAAAGCAAACAACTGAT GAGAGTTTAAATAACGTGGCTGAAGTACGATCAGCTGAGCCAGAAGAAAATAAAGGTTCAAAGCTTGTAGAGAGCAATGGTAAGGCTTGTGCATCCGAATCCTCTGTGCCGGACGACGAAGATGACCAGCAAGGAGATGGTCCTGCTCAAGATGGAACATCAG AAAcatcgaagaagaagaagaagaagagtagaTCCAA gaaaaagaaagagcCTCTTCAGCAGACCGACCCACCATCTATTCCTGTTGATGAACTCTTTCCTTCCGGAGAATTTCCTGAGGGCGAAATCCAGCAGTACAAGGATGA TAATCTATGGAGAACAACCTCGGAGGAAAAGAGGGAATTAGAACGGCTAGAGAAGCCTATGTACAATGTAGTTCGGCGAGCAGCTGAAGTTCATCGACAG GTTCGGAAATATATCAGGAGTATTTTGAAGCCTGGAATTTTAATGATTGACCTGTGTGAGACCTTGGAAAATATGGTAAGGAAACTTATCAAAGAGAATGGGCTTCAAGCGGGCATTGCTTTTCCGACAGGATGCTCCCTAAATTG GGTTGCAGCTCATTGGACTCCCAATTCCGGTGATAAAACTGTCCTTCAGTATGATGATGTGATGAAGTTGGATTTTGGAACACACATAGATG GACATATTGTTGATTGTGCATTTACAGTGGCTTTTAATCCCATGTTCAATCCGTTGCTTGAGGCTTCAAGAGAAGCTACAAATACCGGGGTTAAG GAAGCGGGGATAGATGCACGACTTTGCGATGTTGGCGCTGCAATTCAAGAAGTCATGGAATCATATGAGGTTGAAATCAATGGGAAGGTGTTCCAAG TTAAAAGTGTGAGAAACCTGAACGGACACAGTATTGGACCATATCAAATACATGCTGGAAAATCTGTTCCAATTGTAAAAGGTGGGGAGCAAACAAAAATGGAGGAAGGAGAATTTTATGCGATTGAAACTTTTGGATCTACAG GAAAAGGACTAGTTAGGGAGGACTTGGAATGCAGCCATTACATGAAGAACTTTGATGTTGGACACATACCGCTAAGATTGCCGAGGGCAAAGCAACTTCTTACAACAATCAACAAGCACTTTTCAACTTTGGCCTTTTGCCGTCGTTACTTGGACCGTATTGGAGAGACCAAGTATCTTATGGCACTCAAAAACCTATGTGATGCTGGTATTGTTCAG CCGTACCCTCCTCTGTGCGATGTAAAAGGAAGCTATGTGTCGCAGTTCGAGCACACTATCTTACTTCGACCTACTTGTAAAGAAGTAATTTCCCGAGGCGACGACTACTGA
- the LOC109723004 gene encoding probable protein phosphatase 2C 39 isoform X2, with amino-acid sequence MIRLPSFPSDTMEEFEEHAEINSDLKVSFGYHCNSSRSCFAEANYECELSSGLQIQDSKIKSRSSSFSCLSGAAISANFTLANTNICNGLIGEEILPELDSPNSFRKMTLSPSVSRLDLLSSSQGSVSTDNENGEVGKHFWQSMSAPTRVESSSFLKGMDVQMAGGAAGEDRVQAVCSEENGLLFCGVYDGFNGRDAADYLAGTLYDNIGYYLYLLEWRIKQQNELSGSHEENHFPCSDGLVKSNLSLAIKRSETEDTQKMPLNTIDVLDCLTQALAQAESDFMRMVEQEMEDRPDLVSVGSCVLIALLHGMDLHILNLGDSRAVLATCNASGSGLLRAIQLTETHNVDNELEHKKLLADHPDDTAVVLGGKIKGKLKVTRAFGVGYLKEKKFNDALMGILRVRNLRSPPYVYTNPHTLSHRVSESDLFVVLGSDGLFDFFSNDEVVKLAHEFIQGNPCGDPAKYLIEQLLLRAAKNAGLSAEELTRIPVGRRRKYHDDVTVIVIILGNKQRTSRASTSY; translated from the exons ATGATTCGCCTCCCATCTTTTCCTTCAGATACAATGGAAGAATTTGAAGAACATGCCGAGATAAACAGCGACCTTAAAGTCAGCTTCGGCTATCACTGCAACTCCTCCCGAAGTTGTTTCGCTGAAGCTAACTATGAATGTGAACTTTCTTCGGGGCTTCAAATTCAAGATTCCAAAATCAAGTCTCGGAGTAGTTCATTTTCCTGCTTATCTGGCGCTGCTATTAGTGCGAATTTCACATTAGCAAATACCAATATATGCAACGGACTAATTGGGGAGGAAATTCTACCGGAATTGGACTCGCCAAATTCATTCAGAAAGATGACGCTTTCGCCCTCTGTCTCGCGATTGGACCTGCTATCTTCCTCTCAGGGCAGCGTGTCAACTGATAATGAAAACGGTGAAGTTGGTAAACACTTTTGGCAATCTATGAGTGCTCCTACTAGGGTAGAATCCTCAAGTTTTCTCAAGGGCATGGATGTACAGATGGCTGGGGGAGCAGCTGGAGAAGATCGGGTCCAAGCTGTATGTTCTGAGGAAAACGGTCTGCTATTTTGTGGGGTGTACGATGGGTTCAATGGCCGAGATGCAGCCGATTATTTGGCCGGAACGCTGTACGATAATATAGGGTATTATCTGTATTTGCTGGAGTGGCGCATCAAACAACAAAATGAACTCAGCGGCTCACATGAAGAAAATCATTTTCCGTGCAGCGATGGCTTAGTCAAGAGCAACTTATCTTTGGCCATTAAGAGATCAGAGACCGAAGATACACAAAAGATGCCACTTAATACTATAGATGTCTTGGATTGCCTTACTCAAGCTCTTGCACAAGCTGAGAGCGATTTTATGAGAATGGTCGAGCAAGAAATGGAAGACAGGCCTGATTTAGTTTCTGTTGGGTCCTGTGTGCTGATTGCTCTTCTTCATGGGATGGATTTGCATATTTTGAATCTCGGAGATAGCAGAGCAGTTCTGGCTACTTGCAATGCTTCCGGAAGCGGTTTGTTGCGCGCCATTCAACTAACAGAGACCCATAATGTTGATAACGAGTTAGAGCATAAAAAACTCTTGGCGGACCATCCTGATGATACTGCAGTCGTCCTCGGCGGCAAAATAAAAGGCAAATTGAAAGTAACTCGTGCATTTGGGGTTGGATATCTGAAAGAG AAAAAATTCAATGATGCACTGATGGGCATTCTTCGTGTACGCAACTTGCGTAGCCCGCCGTATGTCTATACCAATCCGCACACCTTAAGCCATCGGGTGTCAGAGAGCGACTTGTTCGTTGTACTTGGCAGCGATGGACTCTTTGATTTCTTCAGCAACGATGAAGTTGTGAAACTAGCTCATGAGTTTATCCAGGGTAATCCGTGTGGCGATCCCGCCAAATATCTAATCGAGCAACTTCTTCTTCGAGCGGCGAAAAATGCAG GTTTGAGCGCCGAAGAGCTGACGAGGATACCAgtcgggaggaggaggaagtaTCACGATGACGTCACCGTCATTGTGATCATCCTGGGAAATAAGCAGCGAACTTCAAGGGCGTCGACGTCGTATTAA
- the LOC109723004 gene encoding probable protein phosphatase 2C 39 isoform X1 — translation MGSFVKEKAPVLFAFADTMEEFEEHAEINSDLKVSFGYHCNSSRSCFAEANYECELSSGLQIQDSKIKSRSSSFSCLSGAAISANFTLANTNICNGLIGEEILPELDSPNSFRKMTLSPSVSRLDLLSSSQGSVSTDNENGEVGKHFWQSMSAPTRVESSSFLKGMDVQMAGGAAGEDRVQAVCSEENGLLFCGVYDGFNGRDAADYLAGTLYDNIGYYLYLLEWRIKQQNELSGSHEENHFPCSDGLVKSNLSLAIKRSETEDTQKMPLNTIDVLDCLTQALAQAESDFMRMVEQEMEDRPDLVSVGSCVLIALLHGMDLHILNLGDSRAVLATCNASGSGLLRAIQLTETHNVDNELEHKKLLADHPDDTAVVLGGKIKGKLKVTRAFGVGYLKEKKFNDALMGILRVRNLRSPPYVYTNPHTLSHRVSESDLFVVLGSDGLFDFFSNDEVVKLAHEFIQGNPCGDPAKYLIEQLLLRAAKNAGLSAEELTRIPVGRRRKYHDDVTVIVIILGNKQRTSRASTSY, via the exons ATGGGTTCGTTCGTTAAGGAGAAGGCCCCCGTTCTTTTCGCATTCGCAG ATACAATGGAAGAATTTGAAGAACATGCCGAGATAAACAGCGACCTTAAAGTCAGCTTCGGCTATCACTGCAACTCCTCCCGAAGTTGTTTCGCTGAAGCTAACTATGAATGTGAACTTTCTTCGGGGCTTCAAATTCAAGATTCCAAAATCAAGTCTCGGAGTAGTTCATTTTCCTGCTTATCTGGCGCTGCTATTAGTGCGAATTTCACATTAGCAAATACCAATATATGCAACGGACTAATTGGGGAGGAAATTCTACCGGAATTGGACTCGCCAAATTCATTCAGAAAGATGACGCTTTCGCCCTCTGTCTCGCGATTGGACCTGCTATCTTCCTCTCAGGGCAGCGTGTCAACTGATAATGAAAACGGTGAAGTTGGTAAACACTTTTGGCAATCTATGAGTGCTCCTACTAGGGTAGAATCCTCAAGTTTTCTCAAGGGCATGGATGTACAGATGGCTGGGGGAGCAGCTGGAGAAGATCGGGTCCAAGCTGTATGTTCTGAGGAAAACGGTCTGCTATTTTGTGGGGTGTACGATGGGTTCAATGGCCGAGATGCAGCCGATTATTTGGCCGGAACGCTGTACGATAATATAGGGTATTATCTGTATTTGCTGGAGTGGCGCATCAAACAACAAAATGAACTCAGCGGCTCACATGAAGAAAATCATTTTCCGTGCAGCGATGGCTTAGTCAAGAGCAACTTATCTTTGGCCATTAAGAGATCAGAGACCGAAGATACACAAAAGATGCCACTTAATACTATAGATGTCTTGGATTGCCTTACTCAAGCTCTTGCACAAGCTGAGAGCGATTTTATGAGAATGGTCGAGCAAGAAATGGAAGACAGGCCTGATTTAGTTTCTGTTGGGTCCTGTGTGCTGATTGCTCTTCTTCATGGGATGGATTTGCATATTTTGAATCTCGGAGATAGCAGAGCAGTTCTGGCTACTTGCAATGCTTCCGGAAGCGGTTTGTTGCGCGCCATTCAACTAACAGAGACCCATAATGTTGATAACGAGTTAGAGCATAAAAAACTCTTGGCGGACCATCCTGATGATACTGCAGTCGTCCTCGGCGGCAAAATAAAAGGCAAATTGAAAGTAACTCGTGCATTTGGGGTTGGATATCTGAAAGAG AAAAAATTCAATGATGCACTGATGGGCATTCTTCGTGTACGCAACTTGCGTAGCCCGCCGTATGTCTATACCAATCCGCACACCTTAAGCCATCGGGTGTCAGAGAGCGACTTGTTCGTTGTACTTGGCAGCGATGGACTCTTTGATTTCTTCAGCAACGATGAAGTTGTGAAACTAGCTCATGAGTTTATCCAGGGTAATCCGTGTGGCGATCCCGCCAAATATCTAATCGAGCAACTTCTTCTTCGAGCGGCGAAAAATGCAG GTTTGAGCGCCGAAGAGCTGACGAGGATACCAgtcgggaggaggaggaagtaTCACGATGACGTCACCGTCATTGTGATCATCCTGGGAAATAAGCAGCGAACTTCAAGGGCGTCGACGTCGTATTAA